From Acipenser ruthenus chromosome 36, fAciRut3.2 maternal haplotype, whole genome shotgun sequence:
GAATAGATGAAGTAGTGGCCCTCCTTTCTGATAACCAGGGCTCCATCCTTGTAGTCAATATCGAAAGTGAAGGCGTCTCCATTCTTAGCTTCCCAGTGCAGTGGACCATCGCCAGGGGTACTGCAGTTACACCCTGGAGACCAGGAAGCATTCTCATTAGCTCACTTGCATTTCAAAACGTAGGCATATCATCTACCCTGTACCTAACATTATATATGAGAAAACACAAACGGGGCCTTGCATAGCTGTGCTGTAGTTTGCAATGCGTTCGTACAAAATGTATTCTGCGAATGAAGGATATGAACGGAATTCGTGTTTAATGTACACGAATTCCACAGAACATATAGACGGCCCTGCTTACAAAACGTTCCTCgttccatttacatttaaataatttagatCATCATTGATTCACACAACAAGAAAGAGCAACAACGCACTGCAATAAGTGTGCGCAGCAAAGCAAGAGACAGCCGCAGACGTGCAAGAATGGATTAGCACAGAGCCCAGAGTTTGCACAGGATGCTTCGTACCACAAGCTTCAAGGCTGAAATACACGCTTGATTTAGGGCTGTGCTGATATAAGCGCACACCACTGTGGTTCTAGCACCTCCGGTCTGTCAGCAGAGAAGATGAGACGGAGAGGAAGATGTAATGGCAACTTTAAAATGTCTCACTCTTGGTAAGCCCCCTGCACTTCACCCTCTGTACTGTACATTGACAGAACTGTGATTGAACCAGTTACAAACTTCTGCTTGCAGATCATTGTAAACTGACTGGTCCTAGTGCAGGAGTCTTTACCCAAATTACTTGGTCCACCGTACAGTACTTTAAGTTAAAGTTTGGATCAAACCCAGTGGGATCCCCATTGCATTGCCTTTGCAGTGCCGTTACTGCATTGCTGTTGAAGATCATTGATACATAGACTTGCTTTCTCCCCACCGCCCTATTGGGCAATAAAAAGTGCTTAAAGCTGCTTGAAATACAGCAGTGTGTCTGCAGAATGACATTACCACAACTAGACACACACAGCGTACAGTACAGACATACAGCCCTGTGTCTGCAGAATGACATTACCACAACTAGACACACACAGCGTACAGTACAGACATACAGCCCTGTGTGTGCAGAATGACATTACCACAACTAGACACACACAGCGTACAGTACAGACATACAACCCTGTGTGTGCAGAATGACATTACCACAACTAGACACACACAGCGTACAGTACAGACATACAGCCCTGTGTCTGCAGAATGACATTACCACAACTAGACACACACAGCGTACAGTACAGACATACAGCCCTGTGTCTGCAGAGCGACATTACCACAACTAGACACACACAGCGTACAGTACAGACATACAGCCCTGTGTCTGCAGAGCGACATTATCACAACTAGACACACACAGCGTACAGTACAGACATACAGCCCTGTGTCTGCAGAATGACATTACCACAACTAGACACACACAGCGTACAGTACAGACATACAACCCTGTGTGTGCAGAATGACATTACCACAACTAGATACTACAGTGTAGAGTACAGACAGCTCGTAAATAAATAGACAGAGGGGACTGTTTATTTGAACTCAACACCTTTGGATCTCCATTCTGCCATAGTTTAAATCATTATAATAGGATTCTGAATGCCTGGCTTGTTACATATTGTTACTGAAAGAGATACACTGCAGAGTGTCACTTGCTCTGTGTGATTTGTGATTTCCATCATTCTGATCTAGACCCCACTGTCTGCAGTGTCCAAACAATACACTGAATCCATGTCTGAATCGTGGATTTCTGAAATACTGCGATTAGATGTTTGCTGTTTCCTTACCTGTGATGTGAGCGGAAGGCTTTCCCGGTTCTTTTTTAtctgaattgaaaaaaaatatatacatgtggaTCAATATCATTGTTAAAGAGACTGATTACAATTATAAAGCAGGACTAAAATATAATCAGTGCTGAAACTAAGAGGAAACTAAAAAGACATGAGAACAATGTTTCAACAAGAAATGTCTTTTATGGTGCAAAAACTGTTTTGCTAACCTTACCACATTAATCATTTTCGATTGTTCCTAATTCATAACCCTCGCCTCTATACATCCCCTTTGGTCacacatttttaattacatttttagaaacattaaaacagtttgtgtgaactctgtggagtttaaaaagttgccctgccaaacaaaaacaaaaaaacgaaaatacatgcattgtaaaatacatacatagataggaaaACATGGtgcaattgtgcacacagtgactgaacgGGATATAACACTGCTGTTAGTTATATGACAGGGCTGTTGGTTTGTGTATCTATGTGAATAGCAATACCCATTTTATATCTTTTTAGGGGAATAAGGAGTAATGCTGTTTTTGAACTGAACACCGTGTAGAATTCATAACATCTCCAATAAAGACTGTTAATGTGCAGACGTGCTCATAAGAGattgtttaaaacatttcttacaaACCAAATGCACTGAAACTGGAGAATTGCTGTAAGAAATGAATGAGCTTGAAAGCCATGCTGGAGGATGGTCCTGCAGTTGGACTCTGTTGTCTGTTTCAAAGTGTTGTGAATCCTGCCTAGTGTTCCATTCAAATAAAGTGGACCCACATCATGCAAAGATGATAAATGATCAATTGTTCAATGGAGGTTTATTTCTGCGGGGTGTGGAACAAGCCTGGCTCAGGGTTATGTGAGTTTCTTCAAGTGTCAAGCCACTCTTACTGTGTACACATTGGGATGAACTTTACCTTGAATCCCAATCATTTTCTCAGTGTTGCTGGAAGCTGTGTCCTgcaataaaaacatgaattagtaaaCAGCATCTGATCgtgttgctgttgtgtgtgtcagCATGGCACTGCACATTCACACACCCATGAAGCATTGACATGTTgtaatgtacagctctggccaaaagtgttgcatccccctatagaatgaactaattgtgtATCATAAAGTCtgagacctgctgaataatgttatcttaacatattgaactacacatcgttttgcagttttccatataaatgtgacatttcgaaatctaacatgaaatactactgtactgctattatggcttccggtagactgttgcaatatccttttgtagtttctttgattacatgatgtgaaataaaagattatgttcatatgttttttatatatatttttgtaattatgtctcaatcctaaaattctaggtgatgcaaaacttttgtccagagctgttcTCTATCATGTCTTCATATCACCTTTTTCTGAGTTCAGTAAAGTGCCCACAGTCACACTGTCACAATCACAAAAAAGCATCTTGTGAAGATCACACATTCAAAGCAACCTGCCGTGCCAAATTACAACCTCAACATTTCAAACATGACAAgtagaaagaaacagaaaatgaaaggagCAGAACGAAAATGCGAGCAAAGAGGAGCAAAAATCATCAAGCACTGGGGCCAAAAATCGCTCTTCCTTTCAGAGGCTTTctatttttacatttgaaatgcttCACCAACGCTTTTCTCTGTGACTGGCTGGGATTAAATTTCAATGCTGGCACTgctattctttaaaaaaagaatctaAAATGCCATTGTAATTAGTTTTAGTGCAACAGAATTGGAATTGTATTACACATATTTCTAGTGATTTGGAACCTCTTTCAATTCTCTGTGAGTATAATGGAGCCATAgttaaaatgtaatacactgtCAAAATCACCTACacctttggccaaaagttttgcatcacctagatttttaggattgaaacataaaataaaaatatatatatatttatatatatgaatGTGAACAAAGAAACATGATTCTTTTAGCAGCTACATTAACCCTTACAAAATCCTTTAATAGCTCAATAGTATCCTCGGTCATATACCGCGGTAGAGTTAGCTTGAAGTTTGATGTTCGTCTGATATTCgacccgacatgaatgaaaatggctggatcttcccaaccacagaagctagagtgctcaaaccaactttaatctaaaggagaccagttgtgaattgtttcacagcctctgttttacatgtgaatcctaagaataatttgtgaaaaacaataacataccacGTATATGTCCTGGCATCAATGAAAAaggctttatctccccaaccacagcagctagagcgtccaaaccaactttaatttaaagaacagttgtgaattgtttcacagtctctgttttacatgtgaatcctaagaataatttgtgtttaatttaacaattcctgctttgaaaacttcatgttgtatttgatttttgtataatgtattacatttgtattcaaacataaactaaacataaaccaatattgtaatccagaccgtaccgccttaaataagtcatgacagtaaacaagtcatgacattttcccagcatgcaaACTGGCCTgatgaccagagttcccttaattgaagAAGTTATTcacttaattgatcaataacttccatgtgttcccagtctttagaaattagccatttagggtgacctacaaaacttactgtATAGGGGCTCcccaggaccgtgtttgggcagcactggtgTAGAACAAGGCTCGTGGTTGTTAAGACCGTTGCTAAGGAAGTGACATATTCCCTTTTCTAGTGCAGAAGCGcatgcaatctccaggctatgcTAGGGGAGCCACTGACAGCTGACAAGTGAAAACATTGAGAACCGCAGAACAAGATTACTGGAACGGCAATGCATTTCAGTCATTGTTCTGCAGCTCGCAGCTTTGCACACGGAGCAGCTGCCCGCCTCGCCCAGCCCTAGTTACCGCTCTGCTATAAAGAATTACAATcgtaattagcattttttttgttttttgtatatgaaGAACTGCTAAACACTTTTATGTTTGCATGATCCTAACATCTAACTCCCTCACTGTCTCAGATAAATTCCGCTGCTGCTATTGTGGAAATCGTTGACCTAAATCAATCTAAATAAAGAAACTATAGCAAACACGCTTTTCACGCAGAGCTACTCACAGAGATGGCTACTGTTCTCCTCTCCAAGTCCCAGATAAAGTATCCCAGAATTCCCACTCCGGAGAGAGCCAGGAACACAAGCATGAAGAGCAGCCACTGCGCCGCGTTGCCATGGCGTCGTCTCCTTCGCTCCGGCGGGAGGTCTGCTTTCCGGTCTACGAGAAACACGGACGGGTACACCACGTTACTATCCGTCATTCTTCAAGCAGAAAACAGAGCTCCAAACCAGATGCCTTGACAACTCAATCAATGAACAGCAACACAGAAATCTAATGTCTGCAGGGCTCACGTTACTGCTTGGGACTTGGGGCTGTGCTGCTTATACACCCGTAGAGAAATTCACAGTTTCTGTGGACgtctgcattatttaaaaaggaaGCCTGTGACGCCCACATTGTCGCTTGTGTTATACATACTGTGGTTAGCCTTCACATGTACTGGCCACCCTTTCTTCCTGCCTACGTGCTTACGATTGAAgcgactgctaaaaaaaaataaaaaataaaaaataaaaggtttccaGTTAATAACTAACACCCCGTCTGCAGCTGTAACCCGTTCTGTGAGCTCTTTCTCAGGCTGGGTTTCATTGCATggtggcgcttggccaattgtgtgccgccccctgggaactcccgtctacagtcggcagtggaatagcctggactcgaaccggcaacctccaggctatagggtgcatcctgcactccacgcggagcgcctttactggatgcaccactctggagcccctaGAGATCTGTTGTTTTAATATAGATCTGTAGGGGCGTCTCTTCAAACTGTGCTGCGTGTGAAATGAGTAAGAGGCACTAACACGAGCACACAGTCTAAACGTTGGTGTGTTGCCTCATTCTGGCTCTCATCTTGCTTTTTTAAGATGTCTGTACTGTCCTCATTCCTCAATATCTGCACTAAAGCCAGACACGCTAAAGTTTTGCTAAAGGGGAATCCCCTCCAGGGTCACAATGTGGTGACCAGAACACCACAGCACTCTAAGACCCGGCTCACCAGTGCACTACACAACCTCAGCATAACCTCACTGGATTTGTACTCTACTCTTGTGTCTCTATACCCCAGCATTCAGCTTGATTTTTCGTGGTGGGCCTGTTCTAGCTCGTTGTTTAGGTACAGCAGAACCAAGGTAAAGCTGAACTCTAAATCCTGTTTATTCAATTGCTGTTCAGTGTGCCCTGTTTGAAAATGTCTACGgcttgttaataaaacattagtAGAGCTGGCGTGACTTCTAAACCACTTGGGTTTCTCATGAATTAAAGAGACACGTTAACCAATGGTAAGACTTGCTTGACGTTGTTCCACGTTTGAGATAGTCACGATTTTAACAGCAGCAGCATCTAAATAGCGCCGCCTTTTAATACAAAGAGGAAGTGATCTGAGCTGCAGTGTTGGCTGATCTTGCATTCAAGCCACTTCTTTCATTATGCTTCGAGTTTGAGGTTTTGATGAGTCCCTGTAGGTGCTCTGAATGTGCTATCTTCACAActttgtgcgtgcgtgtgcgtgtgcgtgtgcatgcgtGTGCGTCACACTCAAAAGGTGTTATGAATAAATGACACGATCAAAAGTGGGTCGCACTTCAGTTGAGGTGTCCattattataaacaatctataaacgtgttattaattattatataaACAATTCTAGAATAAGACTATAATActcttttgccattttttttgctattgtttataaccacttctGACAGATACCTTATTTAAAATTGTTAAAGACCAAATATCCAAGAGTCAGTAGAGACTCCCCTTCCTCTCCTGTTTCAAGCTGCTCCATCTCAGCCACTTGCTTTTCACAGAAGTATGTGGAAATAGGATTATGAAAAGGTTACAAGTACACAGCTATGACTGAGGGTGCAGCTGTGTGTATGCTGCTAGAATGCTTTACTGCCTGGGAAAGGGGCTGTAAAATGAACTGACCTCATTTGACCTGGTGCAAGCAGGAGTGATTTGGTCAGAATGTTgctgacacacagagataaaCCAGCAAGCTAGCTTTGTACTGCTCCTTACACACATTGGTATCTAATTATTGCTTCATTTCTGTTAATAATTAGTGGCCTCAGtattgtgtctaatgataatgaTTAAACTGTAGAATCGCGTGTACAGCAGGTAAATTAGTGTGCATTTTGATTGAAaatcaagttttctttttttagattaagtttgtgctagatatggcagggcattattattattattattatttatttattagcagatgcccttatccagggtgacttacaatcgaaagcaaatacatttcaagtatcacagtacaagtaataatacaattaagagcaagataaatacaatgactttggttcaaacaagtacaagtgtgacaaaatacaattcaatgatacagcagataagtgtcagtgatagttacatcaggatatgattaaatacaaaatactacagattaaacacttggcagattacagtattctgaagtacaggattaaatgcagtaaaatagggggcagataagagcaagtaaagcgcatttaaggaagggtgataagtgtcccaggcgaaaaacagaggagttctacaggtgctttctgaagaggtgagtcttgaggaggcgccggaatgtggtcagagactgggcagtcctgacatctgggCATATTCCAATCCAGCTGCCTAATTCCAATCCATCTGTGGAATGTGGACAGGTGTTGATTGACTAATTGGATGGGATATCCAGGGACAGTGAACAGTGAATATGCAACCTCGGCTGGTGATATTTAATTGTATGGGGTAATGCAAATCTTCAGACCAGAGCTGTACAACGTGTTGAAATTACACAGGACTTTAACACCATGGTATTGGCTGAAGGCTGTAGGCTGTGGTTTTGCTGACCTCTAGTGGCAGTACATCATTATGCAGGTTCTCCTGTTCTCTTTTTTAAATCTCTCTTGCGCCCTCTACTGCCCTAAGGAGACGTCTGCGCCAGTATTTTATTAAGtcatattttttgaaaggagaaatacAGATTCACGGAAATGTACTAAAACTTTGGGAGAGATTAggtatgatgttttttttattttgttttatttatttattctgctgTAGTCATGCCAATAAACCATCTTtgaatcgagagagagagagagagagagagagagagagagagagagagagagagagagagagagagagagagagagagaaacactcctatctgggcCACTaggatacaaacactaaaacacaaaacaaactagagtgctatcggaccctaaatagaaattacaccctggcagaatacctggtaactgtcagaaacacaaagcagaggcagatcctgaccaaataccggctcagtgaccacaacctggccattgaaaaaggcagacagaggcaaacctggctggccagggagaacaggcgcTGTGGTCACTGTGACACAGGataggtcgagacagagattcacttcctgacacagtgtgaaaaatataaaaacataagggacattttcttcccaaATTCTgcgatttagtcccagaattccctaaAATGCacgatacccagaagctgtcagtcctgctgggggaagacaaacacacagccagactggctggtcaatacgtggagacctgtcataccCTGAGGGACaaaccgtgaacacgtcacactagagatggaaaagagagagggagggaggggggattctgtttaatacagagggagggaggggggcactgtttgatatagaggggaagggagggattctgtttactatagagggaggtactgtttaatatagactgaggagggatactgtttagtattaaaaaatttctttgtctgtatatttgagttggttatgacATGTAtatgctttggcaacacaattctttttattgtcatgccaataaaaccaatttgaatttgaatttgagagagagagagagcgagagggagagagggcgagagagagggggagagagagagagagagagagggagagggagagagagagggagagggagagggagtgcaGTTCAGTGGAGACCACCATCCTAACTTCACTATTGACCTGAGCCAGATTCATAACCAGACCTCCACCACAAAACCTACAGCCACCGGTAGAACATTAGTTTAAGGCTCAATTAATAAAAATCTAACAATTAAAGGACTAGCAGATAATTAGAAGAACACTACAGTTTCTTATGCATcacatggtttctttttttttttattgtgaattcACGAGTGGCGCAGCGATGATGACAAAGAGGAAacagattttaattttgaaacaCGATATCTGGTACTCAGTATATGTGTTAAAGCTCCACTTCCTgggggtcatgttactggctgaaagcacgtCAGTTAACAGGGGACATGACTGGCTATTGACAGGCAAGAATCCATTGAAGAGGTGGGGCCAATTTCACCCTCCCGGTggaatgaccaagcaagtgcaagactattattattatgatttatttctaagcagacgcccttatccagggcgacttacaactgttacaagatatcacattattattacatacaattacattattttttacacattatttttacatacaattacccatttatacagttgggtttttactggagcaatctaggtaaagtaccttgctcaagggtacagcagcagtgtcacccaccagggattgaacccatgaccctccggtcaagagtccagagccctaaccactactccacactgctatccgAAAGCAGggctgcaaacagagatttctttaacaaaGTGCAGTACCATGCATCATGTTTTATCATAAAAAATACACTCACTAAACACTGCTGtattaaataatattacaaaacacaGCTAAGGGATAATCAGACATTGTTTTATTACCAAATTAGACCACGTGAATATTTCCACCAGTGTTCCTAGTCAGAACCTTCCAGTTATTGGTAAACCTCTTGTCATACCTGAAACCTTGGTTTCCAGAAATATATACCACGAGCAAGACCCCTGACTGTCTGTCTTTCCACTGTGACAAAACCCAGAGAAGCGGTGTGGGTGACTGCGAGAGTTtcctgtttgtatttatttgtattgttatttccgTTCTCATCAGTTAAGGTGGTCTTTTGACTTTCTTTTGTACTTTGAAGTTCCTGTGTGATGTTTTTCATTTCATGATTACTCAGAAGTAGAGGCAGGAAAATATGCAAAACAACAGCAGACATTTCCAGTAGATATGTGTGGAATGATCTATGGAGCATCTTGTGTGCTGAGTGTTTGTATTGATAATGGCttctaaaaatggaaatcaagcaaacataatcatatcaaacaattCACAGGTTAAGTGCTTCCAATTTAATACAGCAAGTGTTTTCATCACTGAAATCTTtagaaactgacaaaaaaaaaccaaaaaaaaaaacccatcacaTCACATAtaggccacattttcaaagccttaactcCAGTCTCTTTCTGAAGCTCTGAAGCCTGCGAGTTTCACAGTTTCCGAGGACTTTTGTTATCCGTAGAGTTGGACTGCCTCTACTTGTGTGGTTCTGCTCTGCTGGGCTGTACCGTGTTCCCCTGATAGCACGACCCAGCACTGGATCTGCTGGCTTCATACGCTAGTTTGAGAGTTTATTTTATgtatgggttacctagtcatgttgctgaaggagactcttcttcacacagagagtggggaggggatggaatggcttacctagtcatgttgctgaaggagactcttcttcacacagagagtggggaggggatggaatggcttacctagtcatgttgctgaaggagactcttcttcacacagagagtggggaggggatggaatggcttacctagtcatgttgctgaaggagactcttcttcacacagagagcggtgaggggatggaatgggttacctagtcatgttgctgaaggagactcttcttcacacagagagtggtgaggggatggaatgggttacctagtcatgttgctgaaggagactcttcttcacacagagagtggtgaggagatggaatgggttacctagtcatgttgctgaaggagactcttcttcacacagagagtggtgaggggatggaatgggttatctagtcatgttgctgaaggagactcttcttcacacatagagtggtgaggggatggaatgggttacctagtcatgttgctgaaggagactctacttcacacagagtggtgaggggattgaatgggttacctagtcatgttgctgaaggagactcttcttcacacagagtggtgaggggattgaatgggttacctagtcatgttgctgaaggagactcttcttcacacagagagtggggaggggatggaatggcttacctagtcatgttgctgacggagactcttcttcacacagagagtgctgaggggatggaatgggttacctagtcatgttgctgaaggagactcttcttcacacagagagtggtgaggggatggaatgggttacctagtcatgttgctgaaggagactcttcttcacacagagagtggggaggggatggaatgggttacctagtcatgttgctgaaggagactcttcttcacacagagagtggggaggggatggaatgggtcacctagtcatgttgctgaaggagactcttcttcacacagagagtggtgaggggatggaatgggttgcctagtcatgttgctgaaggagactcttcttcacacagagagtggtgaggggatggaatgggttacctagtcatgttcctgaaggagactcttcttcacacagagagtggggaggggatggaatgggttacctagtcatgttgctgaaggagactcttcttcacacagagagtggggagggtatggaatgggttacctagtcatgttgctgaaggagactcttcttcacatagagtggggaggggataaaaaaaaacatatacatattttattagtaGTCCTGACTTTTTAAACCACAGCTACCAGgtttctcaataataataataataataataataataataataataataataataataataataataataataataataaaatgttaaaatagtTGCCAGCTTGCTTGGTTTAACACTGATCAAGACATTGGACTGCATGACTTTTTAATTTAACCTAAAAAACAGACATGGAaactctccccccacccccacacacctgatttatttatttgttctgcgGGTGGAATTGCAGTTTATCTCAATAACAATACAATGCCTTCTCATGATGGTATTCGCAAGCAAGCAAACACGCTGCCTCTTGCATTACTGTAAGCTGTAGGCGGCTCTCCTTGTGAGAGGACAGACTCTCTCTGAGTCAGTGATTAATGCTGCTTTCAGAGCCCGTGGGTACAAACCTGACACCCTGAAGCTGGGATTGATACCAAAGGAGCAAAAGGCAAACCACAGCCCAAAGGGACGCCCCAAAGCTGCTGAAACACCAGTGTGGTAATCACCAGAGAGCTACTGACAGACTGGGGCTGGGCTGaactaatttggcttcataaagtcaaatggaaCCTGCTGTGTAAtgatacgttaacatattgaatt
This genomic window contains:
- the LOC117409813 gene encoding tumor necrosis factor ligand superfamily member 14-like, with translation MTDSNVVYPSVFLVDRKADLPPERRRRRHGNAAQWLLFMLVFLALSGVGILGYFIWDLERRTVAISDTASSNTEKMIGIQDKKEPGKPSAHITGCNCSTPGDGPLHWEAKNGDAFTFDIDYKDGALVIRKEGHYFIYSKVFYGQIECLGKKRMFKHYVNKKTERYSGELGLMENRKFFCSSSQDSLLGNSFLGGVFHLLEGDQIFVKVNEKSLLKMQGGTENFFGAFLI